In a genomic window of Phaenicophaeus curvirostris isolate KB17595 chromosome Z, BPBGC_Pcur_1.0, whole genome shotgun sequence:
- the TMEM38B gene encoding trimeric intracellular cation channel type B isoform X2: MLHCFGGSVLSSLMLAEPPVAFLAKGTNILLASSVWYLVFYCPQDIFCRCFAFLPLRLLVAGMKEVTRTWKITAGVAHADSHFKDAWLVMVAVGWARGAGGGLISNFEQLVRGVWKPETNELLKMSYPVKVTLIGAVLFTLQHSQYLPIARHNLMFLYTVFLVISKVTMMLTRSAASPFAPFEAALGHMFFGLQKAPSKVKDEGVPSSNGSSVCDRSSSEQHRDDLKKRQAKKTE; encoded by the exons ATGCTTCATTGCTTTGGTGGTTCAGTTTTGTCTTCGTTGATGCTTGCAGAACCTCCAGTAGCATTTCTGGCAAAGGGCACAAATATTCTGCTGGCATCTTCTGTCTG GTATCTTGTGTTTTACTGCCCACAAGACATATTCTGCCggtgctttgcctttctccctctTCGGCTTCTGGTTGCAGGAATGAAAGAAGTGACTAGGACTTGGAAGATAACAGCTGGCGTTGCACATGCAGACAGTCACTTCAAAGATGCCTGGCTTGTCATGGTAGCTGTGGGCTGGGCCAGAG GAGCTGGTGGTGGCCTGATTTCCAACTTTGAACAGCTGGTGAGAGGAGTGTGGAAACCTGAAACCAATGAACTACTGAAGATGTCCTA CCCTGTGAAGGTAACTTTGATAGGAGCAGTTCTTTTCACCCTGCAACACAGCCAGTACTTGCCAATAGCAAGACACAACCTCATGTTTTTATACACTGTCTTTCTTGTCATCTCCAAG GTAACGATGATGTTGACAAGATCTGCAGCTTCTCCATTTGCTCCCTTTGAAGCTGCATTAGGCCATATGTTTTTTGGCTTGCAAAAAGCACCTTCCAAAGTGAAGGATGAAGGTGTCCCATCTTCCAACGGCTCTTCAGTCTGTGACCGGTCGTCTTCTGAACAGCACCGTGATGATCTTaagaaaagacaggcaaagaaaacagaataa